The Streptomyces sp. NBC_01317 genomic interval TGGCGGGCTTGGGGCCCTCGGCGGCCGTCTTCGTCTTGCCGTTGTTCTCGGTGCCGTTGAACGCGGTGAAACCGACGAACCCGACCACCGCGACGATCGCGGCGACCATGGCGGCGGTCCAGTTCGGGCGGCGCCGTTCCGGCCGGATCCGTTCCGCTTCGAACAGCGGAGCCGCCGGCGTGGGCACCGGGCGCCCGCCGTGGTCGGCGTCGAACCGCTCCATCAGGGGAGCGGGATCGATCCCGACCGCCTGGGCGAGCATGCGGATGTGCCCACGGGCGTAGACGTCGCCGCCGCTGCGGGAGAAGTCGTCCTGCTCGATCGCGTGCACGATGGGGATGCGCACCCGGGTCGAGCCGCTGACCTCGTCGACCGTCAGATCCGCGGCGACGCGCGCCTGCTGGAGGATCTGACCGATCGTGGGCCGGTCGTCGTGAGGGGAGGTACCGTCGGGGTCATTGCCGTCGGGAGAGTTGCCGATGGACACGGGGGCGCCTTTCGAGCGTGTAGCCACCTGCTGGACATTCAGTCTATGGGTGGTACGAAAGGGTGGGGCAACCGGGCGGATGCACTTTGTACGCCATCAGAATGGCCTCGCGGCGTCTGAGTGGCGGAGTGAGGGACATCATGCACTCCCTCACTCCAACTTGACGTGTGGCCAGGGGAAACGGTTGCGTTCCATTTCCCTCCGAAATTCACTGTGAAGCCCCACAGGGGTCCGCGAGGCGTCCTTGGAGGTCGGTACGGTACGGCCCTACACAACGGACTCCCCGCGGATCACGGCGAGCACGCCATCCAGTTCGTCCGCCTTCACCAGGACATCGCGCGCTTTGGAACCCTCGCTGGGGCCGACGATGTTCCGAGACTCCATCAGATCCATGAGCCTGCCCGCCTTGGCAAATCCGACACGCAGTTTTCGCTGGAGCATCGAGGTCGAGCCGAACTGCGTCGACACGACCAGCTCGGCCGCCTGGCACAGCAGGTCGAGATCGTCGCCGATGTCCTCGTCGATGTCCTTCTTCTTCGCCGCGCCGACCACGACGTCCTCGCGGAAGACCGGTGCCATCTGATCCTTGCAGTGCTGGACGATCGCCGCGACCTCGTCCTCGGTCACGAAGGCGCCCTGCATACGGGTGGGCTTGTTGGCGCCCATCGGCAGGTAGAGCCCGTCCCCCTTGCCGATCAGCTTCTCGGCGCCCGGCTGGTCGAGGATGACCCGGCTGTCGGCCAGCGAGGAGGTCGAGAAGGCCAGCCGCGAGGGCACGTTCGCCTTGATCAGACCGGTCACGACGTCCACCGAGGGCCGCTGGGTGGCGAGCACCAGATGAATGCCGGCGGCGCGGGCCAGCTGGGTGATGCGGACGATGGAGTCCTCCACGTCTCGCGGCGCGACCATCATCAGGTCGGCCAGCTCGTCCACGATGACCAGGAGGTACGGGTACGGCGACAGCTCGCGCTCGCTGCCCTCGGGCAGTTTGATCTTGCCCGCCCGGACCGCCGCGTTGAAGTCGTCGATGTGCCGGTAGCCGTACGCGGCGAGGTCGTCGTACCGCAGGTCCATTTCCCGTACGACCCACTGGAGCGCCTCGGCGGCCCGCTTGGGGTTGGTGATGATGGGCGTGATCAGGTGCGGGATGCCCTCGTACGCGGTCAGCTCGACGCGCTTGGGGTCGACCAGGACCATCCGGACGTCCTCGGGGGTCGCCCGGACCATGACCGACGTGATCAGGCCGTTGATGCAGGAGGACTTTCCGGAGCCGGTGGCACCGGCGACGAGCAGGTGGGGCATCTTGGTGAGGTTCGACATCACGTAGCCGCCCTCGACGTCCTTGCCGAGCGCCACGAGCATCGGGTGGTCGTCCTCCGCGGCGTCCGCGAGGCGCAGCACGTCGCCCAGGTTGACCATCTCGCGGTCGGAGTTCGGGATCTCGATGCCGACCGCCGACTTGCCGGGAATCGGGGAGATGATCCGCACGTCGGGGCTGGCGACGGCGTAGGCGATGTTCTTGGCGAGTGCCGTGATGCGCTCGACCTTCACGGCGGGGCCGAGCTGGACCTCGTAACGGGTGACGGTCGGGCCCCGGGTGAAGCCGGTGACGGTCGCGTCGACCTTGAACTCCATGAAGACGTTGGTGAGGGAGTGGACCACGGCGTCGTTGGCGGCGCTGCGGGTCTTGCCGGGGCCGCCGCGCTCCAGCAGGTCGAGCGAGGGCAGCGCGTACGTGATGTCCCCGCGGAGCTGGAGCTGTTCGGCGCGGGGCGGCAGCGGCCGGTCCTCGGCGGGGGCGGGCTTGGTCAGGTCGGCGACGACCGGGAGCGGCCGCCGGCCGGCACGCGCCGTCGGTACGGGCACGGAGCGCTCGGCGGGGGCCTCCCCCTCGGCGGGGTCCGGGGACCCGTCCCGGGGCCCGTCCTGAGCGTCCTGGCCCTCCTCGTCGCGCGCGTCCTGCCCGTCGCGTACGTCCTGACCTTCGCGTACGTCGTCGGCGCCCCGCTCGTCCTCCCCTGACCGCTGCCCGCGCCGGCGTGCGCCGGTCACCGAGACGCCCTGGGTGAGGTCCGCGACGAGCGGTGAGGGCGGCATCCCGTTGAGGACGGCCCCGTCCAGCGCCGCCGCCGCGGCGGCGGCCACGTCGACGGCGTCCATGGGCCGCCCCAGCCCGTTCTCCCCCGCGCCCCGGCGTCGCCGGCGGCGGGAGAGCGCCTCGGCCTCGGCCCGGTGCGGGTCGTGCGCGACCGGCGCGCTCCGGCGCGCGCCCGCCCCGCGTGCCCCGGGCGGCAGCGCCTCGCGCCACTGGTCCTCGTACCGCTCGTCGTCCTCGTACTCCCCGTCGCCGAGGTCCTCCACCACCGCCGGGGGCGGCGGGTCGACGATCCCCAGCCGGGCCCCGAGCAGCCGCAGCCGCTGCGGGATGGCGTTCACGGGGGTGGCGGTGACGACCAGCAGGCCGAAAACGGTGAGCAGCAGGAGCAGCGGTACGGCGAGGACCTCGCCCATGGTGAAGATCAGCGGCTTGGAGGCGGCCCAGCCGATGAGCCCGCCCGCGTCCTGCATCGCCTCGGTGCCCTCGCCGCGGCCCGGCGCGCCACACGCGATGTGGACCAGACCGAGCACCCCGAGGACGAGGGCGGACAGCCCGATGACGATCCGACCGTTGGCCTCGGGCCGCTCCGGGTACAGGATCAGCCGCACGGCGACGGCGCCCAGCAGTATCGGTACGAGCAGGTCCAGGCGGCCGAAGGCGCCGGTGACGAGCATCTCGACCAGGTCGCCGACCGGACCTTGCAGGTTCGACCACGTACCGGCCGCGATGACGAGGGAGATACCGAGGAGCAGCAGCGCCACCCCGTCCTTGCGATGGGCCGGGTCGAGCCCCTTCGCGCCGCGCCCTATGCCGCGGAAGACCGCCCCGACCCCGTGGGCCGCGCCGAGCCAGAGGGTCCGTACGAGCCAGAACACGCCCCCTGTGGGGGACGGCGCGGGTTTGGGAACGGGCCGGGCGGCCGCCTTCTTCGCGGCAGCCTTCTTCGCCGGCGCCTTCTTGGAGGGCGGGGGGTTCTTCGCGGCGGGCTTCTTCGCCGCCGTCTTCTTCGCGGGCGCCGCCTTCGCGGCGCCGGTCGTACGGCCGGCGCGCGGCTTCGCGGTGCCCGCCGTGTCCTGGGAGCCCTTGCCGGACGTACGTGAGGCCATGGTGGTGAGGTTACCGGTGTGGACGCCCGCGGACACGTGTGCCCACCGCTTCACCCGATCGTGTCGGCCGGGCCGCGGGGCCGGGCCCGTACGGCATCTGACACGCCCTCAGCCGCCGTACGAGCCGGACGGCGCAGGTCAGTTCTGTGAGGGGAGCGCGGCGGGACCGCTTCCGGCGCCGGGCTCCAGCGCGTCCAGCGCCCGCCGCAGGCCGGTGAGTTTGCGCTCCAGGTGCGCCGCGGTCGCCACGGCGGACGCGTCGGCGGAGTCGTCGTCCAGCTGTTTGGAGAGGGCTTCCGCCTGTTCCTCGACGGCGGCGAGCCGCGCGGACAGTTCGGCCAGCACCCCGCCGGGCTCCCTGACCTCGCCCGCCCCGGCGAGCTGCCGTCTGAGCAGCTCGGCCTGCTCCTTCAACTGGCAGTTCTTCATGTACAGCTCGACGAACACGGACACCTTGGCGCGCAGCACCCAGGGGTCGAACGGCTTCGAGATGTAGTCCACCGCGCCCGCCGCGTATCCCCGGAAGGTGTGGTGCGGGCCGTGGTTGATCGCCGTGAGGAAGATGATCGGGATGTCCCTGGTCCGCTCCCGGCGCTTGATGTGCGCGGCGGTCTCGAATCCGTCCATCCCCGGCATCTGGACGTCCAGCAGAATGACCGCGAAGTCGTCCGTCAGAAGCGCCTTGAGCGCTTCCTCCCCTGACGATGCCCGCACCAGCGTCTGATCGAGCGCCGAGAGAATGGCCTCCAGCGCCAGCAGATTCTCCGGCCGGTCATCGACCAGGAGGATCTTGGCCTTCTGCACCATGGCCGCCCGCCCTCCTCGCCCCGGCATGGGGCGTCCCCTGCTCGTGGAGCTCGGAACAGCACCGGGCGCCGTCCCAGGGGACGTCTCCGCTACGCCGTCCGTCCTTGTGCCGGTCATGGTAGCCGCACCCCGCCCGTCGCCACACCCTGTCACCGTGATGTCACTGTGCACGAATCTGAAACGTCACGGAAGACCAGAAGGTTCCCCGCATAGTGCGCCCTCACACGCCGCCAGGCACAGTCGCGCAGGACATCCTGGCGAATCGTGCACACATTGATCACTTGTTGTGCATCCACTGATCCATCACCGACAGCAGATGATCCGGGTCGACCGGCTTCGTCACATAGTCGGAAGCGCCCGATTCGATGGCCTTCTCCCGGTCGCCCTTCATGGCCTTGGCCGTGAGCGCGATGATCGGCAGACCCGCGAACTGGGGCATCCTGCGGATCGCCGTCGTCGTCGCGTACCCGTCCATCTCCGGCATCATGATGTCCATCAGCACGACCGTCACGTCGTCGTGCTGCTCCAGGACTTCGATGCCCTCCCGGCCGTTCTCCGCGTACAGCACCGTCAGCCCGTGCTGCTCCAACACACTGGTCAGCGCGAAGACGTTACGGATGTCGTCGTCCACGATCAGCACCTTCTCGTGCGTGAAGGCGAACGTGCGGCGCGGCGGCGCCGCCTCCTGCCGGCCCGTGCCGGCGGCTCCCGAGGCCCAGGTCTCCGCCCGGCCGATCGGGACCCCCGAAGGCGCCGGGTAGCTCTGTCCGGTCGCCCGGCCCTGCGCCTCCTCCTCCGCGTTCTTGCGGCGGCGGCGGAACAGCGCGGCGGGCCCCGACATGTCCGGGGACAGCGGGCCGCTGTCGGGGCGCACCATCCCGACCGTCTCCGCCGCGGCGGACGCGATCGAGACCGGCGTCGACTGCGGGTCCATGCCCGCCGGGGTCAGCTGCGGATAGCCCTGCGGGGGCAGTTCGCTGGGGTGCAGCGGCAGGTACAGCGTGAACGTCGAGCCGCGCCCCGGCTCGCTCGCCGCGTGGATCTCCCCGCCCAGCAGCCGCGCGATCTCCCGGCTGATCGACAGACCGAGGCCCGTACCGCCGTACTTGCGGCTGGTCGTGCCGTCCGCCTGCTTGAACGCCTCGAAGATCACCCGCATCTTGCCCGCCGCGATCCCGATCCCGGTGTCCGTGACGGAGAAAGCGATCAGGTCCCCGTCCGGGTCCCGCAGCGAACCGGCCTCCAGCAGCTGCTCCCTGATGGCGTCCGGCACGTCGGAACCGGCCGGCCGGATCACCAGCTCCACGGCGCCGCTGTCGGTGAACTTCACCGCGTTCGACAGCAGGTTGCGCAGCACCTGCAACAGCCGCTGCTCGTCGGTGTGCAGCGTGGCCGGCAGCTCCGGCGAGACCCGCACCGAGAAGTCGAGCCCCTTCTCCGCGGTCAGCGGACGGAAGGTCGCCTCCACGTAGTCGACCAGCTGGACCAGCGCGATCCGGGTCGGGCTGACGTCCATCTTGCCCGCCTCGACCTTCGACAGGTCGAGGATGTCGTTGATCAGCTGGAGCAGGTCGGAGCCCGCGCCGTGGATCGTCTCCGCGAACTCCACCTGCTTCGGCGACAGGTTCGTCTCCGCGTTGTCCGCGAGCAGCTTGGCGAGGATGAGCAGCGAGTTGAGCGGGGTACGCAGCTCGTGCGACATGTTCGCCAGGAACTCGGACTTGTAGCGCATCGAGACGGCGAGCTGCTCGGCCCGCTCCTCCAGCACCTGCCTGGCCTCTTCGATCTCGGTGTTCTTCACCTCGATGTCGCGGTTCTGCCGGGCCAGCAGCTCGGCCTTCTCCTCCAGCTCCGCGTTGGACTCCTGGAGCGCCTTCTGCCGGTTCTCCAGCTCCGCCGACCGCTCCCGCAGTTGCTCCGTCAGCTCCTGCGACTGCTTGAGGAGCACCTCCGTCTTGGAGTTGACGCTGATCGTGTTGACGCTCGTCGCGATCATCTCGGCGATCTGGTTCAGGAAGTCCCGCTGGATCTGGGTGAACGGCTGGAACGACGCCAGCTCGATCACCCCGAGGACCTTCCCCTCGAAGAGCACCGGCAGCACGATCACATGCGCCGGCGACGCCTCGCCGAGCCCGGACGAGATCTTGAGATAGCCCGGCGGCACGTTGACCTGGATCGTGCGCTTCTCCTCGGCGGCCGTGCCGATGAGCGTCTCGCCCGGCCGGAAGGCCGTGGGCATCGCGCCCGCCGAGTAGCCGTAACTGCCGCGCATGCACAGCTCGTACGAACTGTCCCTGACGGCCTCCGACCCCACCTGGGGCGCTCCGCCGGTCTGCATCGCGAGGAAGAACGCGCCGTGCTGCGCCGAGACGGCGGGGGTCAGCTCGCTCATGATCAGCGAGGCGACGTCGTCCAGGTCGCGGCGGCCCTGCATCAGTCCGGAGATCCGGGCGAGGTTGCCCTTGAGCCAGTCCTGCTCCTCGTTGGCGAGGGTCGTGTCGCGCAGGTTGGCGATCATCGTGTTGATGTTGTCCTGGAGGACCTGGATCTCGCCCGCCGCGTCCACGTCGATCTTGAGGCTGAGGTCACCACGGGTCACCGCCGTGGCCACCCCGGCGATCGCCCGCACCTGACGTGTCAGGTTCCCGGCCATCTCGTTCACCGACTCGGTGAGGTCACGCCACGTGCCGTCGACGTCCCGGACCCGGGCCTGGCCGCCCAACTGCCCGTCCGTACCCACCTCGCGCGCCACCCGCGTCACCTGGTCGGCGAACGACGACAGCTGGTCCACCATCGTGTTGATCGTGTTCTTCAGCTCCAGGATCTCGCCCCGGGCGTCGATGTCGATCTTCTTGGTGAGATCGCCCTTGGCGATGGCGGTGGTGACCGTGGCGATCTGCCGCACCTGGCCGGTCAGGTTGTCGGCCATCGAGTTCACCGACTCGGTCAGGTCCTTCCACGTACCGGAGACACCCGGCACCCTCGCCTGGCCGCCCAGCTCACCCTCCGTACCCACCTCGCGGGCGACGCGGGTCACCTCGTCCGCGAAGGACGACAGAGTCGTCACCATCGTGTTGACGGTGTCGGCCAGCTCCGCGACCTCGCCGCGCGCCTCGACCGTCACCTTCTTCGTCAGGTCACCGTTGGCCACCGCCGAGGAGACCCGCGAGATGTTCCGCACCTGACTGGTCAGGTTGTTGGCCATCGTGTTGACGTTGTCGCTGAGGTCCTTCCAGATCCCGGTGACCCCCCGGACCCGGGCCTGACCGCCGAGGATGCCCTCCGTACCCACCTCACGGGCGACCCGGGTGACCTCGTCCGCGAAGTTCAGCAGCTGGTCGACCATGGTGTTGACGGTCGTGACCAGGTCGAGGATCTCGCCCTTGGCGTCGACGGTGATCTTCTTCGACAGATCGCCCTTGGCGACCGCCGTCGTGACCTCGGCGATGTTGCGCACCTGCGAGGTCAGGTTGTTCGCCATGAAGTTGACGGACTGGGTGAGATCCTTCCACGTACCGGACACTCCCTGGACCTCGGCCTGGCCGCCGAGCATGCCCTCGGTGCCCACCTCGCGGGCCACCCTCGTGACCTGCTCGGCGAAGTTCGACAGCTGGTCCACCATCGTGTTGAGGGTGTTCTTCAGCTCCAGGATCTCGCCGCGCGCGTCCACGTCGATCTTCTGCGACAGGTCGCCGCGCGCCACCGCCGTGGCGACCTGCGCGATGTTACGGACCTGGGCGGTCAGGTTCCCCGCCATCCCGTTCACGGAATCCGTCAGGTCACGCCACACACCGGCGACACCCGGCACCTGCGCCTGACCGCCGAGCCGGCCGTCCGTCCCCACCTCGCGGGCGACCCGCGTGACCTGCTCAGCGAAGGCCGACAGCTGGTCCACCATCGTGTTGATGGTGTTCTTGAGCTCCAGGATCTCGCCCCGGGCGTCCACGTCGATCTTCTGCGACAGGTCGCCCCGCGCGACCGCCGTGGTCACCTGCGCGATCTGGCGCACCTGGTCGGTCAGGTTCCCGGCCATGAAGTTGACGGAGTCCGTCAACTCCTTCCACGTACCGCTGACGCCGTCCACCCGCGCCTGGCCGCCGAGGCGGCCCTCCGTGCCCACGTCCCGCGCCATCCGCGTCACCTGGTCGGCGAACGAGGACAGCTGCGACACCATCGTGTTCACGGTGTTCTTCAGTTCGAGCATCTCGCCGGCCACGTTGACCGTGACCTTCTGCGACAGGTCACCGTTCGCGACCGCCGTCGTCACCTGCGCGATGTCCCGCACCTGGCCGGTGAGGTTACGGAACGCGGTGTTCACCGAGTCCGTCAGGTCCTTCCACGTCCCCGCCGCCCCGGGCACCTCGGCCTGGCCGCCGAGACGGCCCTCGACACCGACCTCCCGCGCGACCCGCGTCACCTCGGAACCGAACGACTGGAGCTGGTCGACCATCGTGTTGACGGTGTTCTTCAGCTCCAGCATCTCGCCCGCGACATCGACCGTGACCTTCTGCGACAGGTCACCGTTGGCCACGGCCGTCGTCACCTGCGCGATGTCCCGCACCTGCGTCGTCAGGTTCCGGAAGACCGTGTTGACCGAGTCCGTCAGGTCCTTCCACGTCCCGGCGGCCCCCGGCACCTGCGCCTGGCCGCCCAGCACACCCGAGGCACCGACCTCGCTCGCCACCCGCGTCACTTCGTCCGCGAACGTACGGAGCGTCTCCGTCATCTGGTTGATCGTCTCGGCGAGCTGCGCCACCTCACCGCGCGCGCTCACCGTCACCTTCTGCGACAGATCACCGTTCGCGACAGCCGTGGTGACCTCGGCGATGCCCCGCACCTGGTTGGTCAGGTTCCCCGCCATCGTGTTCACCGAGTCGGTGAGGTCCTTCCAGACCCCCGCCACCCCCGGCACGGTCGCCTGACCGCCCAGCTCACCCTCGGTGCCGACCTCCCGTGCCACGCGCGTGACCTCGGAGGAGAACGACGACAGCTGGTCCACCATCGTGTTGACGGTGTTCTTGAGCTGGAGCATCTCGCCCGCCACGTGCACCGTGACCTTGCGGGACAGATCCCCCTTGGCCACGGCCGTCGTGACGAGAGCAATGTCACGCACCTGGGCGGTCAACCGGTACGCCATCGTGTTGACGGAATCCGTGAGGTCCTTCCAGGACCCGGACATACCGCGCACCTTGGCCTGGCCGCCGAGCTTGCCCTCCGTACCGACCTCCAGCGCGACCCGCGTCACCTCGTCGGTGAACGCGGACAGCTGGTCGACCAGGTTGTTGACCGTACGGGCCACCTTGAGGAACTCGCCGCGCAGCGGCCGCTCCGCCCCGTCCTCGGACTGCGAGCGCAGCTCCATGCGCTGCTCCAGGTCACCCTCGGCCACCGCCGACAGCACCCGGCCCACCTCGGAGACCGGCCGCGCCAAGTCGTCCACCAGCGCGTTCGACGCGTCGATGGCCGTCGCCCAGGACCCCTCACAGGCCCCGGTCTCCAGGCGCTCCGTGAGTTTTCCCTCACGCCCCACCATGCGCCGCACCCGCGCCAGCTCACCGGTCAGATGCAGATTCCGGTCCGCGACCTCGTTGAAGACGGCGGCGATCTCCGCCATCTCGTCGTCACCGGAGACCGTCAGCCTCTTACGGAAGTTGCCGTCACGCATCGCCACCAGGGCGGCCAGCAGTCTGTTCAGCTCCGCCGAGTCCACCTCGGTGGTCCCGTTGTTCCGGGACCGTCCGCCTTTTGCGCGCGTGTTCACGCCACGCGCCGCCACGCCAGACTCCACCGTGTCCCTCCCGCAGGGTTCGAACGTACTGCCCGGGCTGTCTCCAAGAGCCTGCCCAGTGTTTCACCCCGGCCCAACCAGGCCATAACAGATCGGCAGCTTCGCATAGGGTCCCCGCAACCGGGGGACGGAAACAGTTGCAACCGGCATCCGCTCGGACCGTGAAGGTAAGTAACCTGGCATCCGGCTGTCCAACCGCCCCGGTCCGCCCGGCGGGGGTGGTGTGGCGAAGGTACTACCACCGGGCACCTGGAGGGGCGGGGCCGATCATGGCGGAGCCGGGTATCGACACGCGTACGAGGAGTTCTGTGATCACCGCCCGGGCGGCTGCCACCTTCGAACCGGTCGGGCGGTCCGTCGCGATCGCCCGCGCCTTTGTCCGCGACACCCTCCAGGGCTGGGGATACTCCGACGTCGTGGACGACGCGGTCGTTCTCACCAGCGAACTCGTCACCAACGCCGTGGTCCATGCCGGTACCTCCGCCGATGTCCTCTGCCTCCGTACGGAAGACGGGGTCCGCGTCGAGGTCGCCGACCGCTACCCCGAGCGCGAGGTGCCCATACAGGGCACAGGACACGCGTTCGCCAGCACCGACAGCGAGAACGGCCGGGGACTGCTCCTCTGCGCGGCCCTCGCCTCCCGCTGGGGCGTCGAATACACGCCCACGTACAAACAGGTCTGGTTCCAGCTCGACCTTCCCGAACGCGCGATCGGCACCCGCTCCGCCGGCCCCGTCCTCCCCACCAGCATGCTCCCCGTCGCCGACGAACGCGTGCGGGTCGCCGTCGTCCAGATCGACGCCACAGGCACCGTCGCCGGCTGGAACGAGGACGCAGAACAGCTCTTCGGACACCCCGCCGAGAAGGTCGTCGGCAAACCCCTCACCGACTTCGCGGCCTGGCCGCACACCCCCGGCCTCGGCACCGGCATCGCCGAAGCCCTCCGGCTCTCCCGCTGGGAGGGCAGCTACGGCATGCGCGTCGCCGACGGCCGGGTGATCGCCGTCTACGCCTCCCACCTCAGGGTCCGCGACACCCACGGCGAACCGTCCACGGTCTGCCTCCTCGTACGGGACTACGAGCGCGCGGTCATCCAGACCCCGCCCCGAGCCCCCTCCACGGAGGCGGGCTCCGAGAACCGCGCGGCCGACCCCTTCGAGGTCTTCATCGGCTCCCCCGCCCCCGACGACCTCGACGGGCTCCTCCAGCGCACCGTCGAACGCGCCCGCGACATGCTCGACGGCGACTCCGCCTTCCTCCTGCTCGCCACCGACGACGAGACAGAACTGGAAGTACGCGCCAGCACCGGCCTGCCCTCCGCCCGCCAGCGCTTCGCCCGCGTCCCCGTGGAGGCCGGCACGGGCCGGTACGGCTCCGCCCGCATGCCGGCCGTCCACGAGGACCTCATCGCCGTCCCCGGGGCCGTCCCGCTCCTCGGCGGCACCGGCATGCGCTCCGTCGTCACCGTCCCCCTCAAGGTCGAGGGCCGCCTCACCGGCTCCCTCGGCGTCGCCGCCGAAGCCGCGGGCCGCTACTCGAACGAAGAGGCACTGCGCCTCCAGTTCGCCGCCGACCGCATCGCTCTGGCCGTCGAATCGGCCCGCCTCGGCGAACTCGAACGCCTCCGCCGAGGCTCCCTGTCCTTCCTCGTCGAGGCCTCCGACCTGCTCGCCGGCACCCTGGACCGCGACCAGACCCTCGCCCTCATGGCCCAGATGACCGTCCCCACCCTCGCCACCTGGTGCGCCGTCTACACCATCGCCGACCAGTCCTCCGACCCGTACCTCTCCTACGTCCTGCACGAGGACGAGGAACGCATCGACGGCCTCAAGGCCCTCCTCGCCAAGATCGACCCGCCAGAACCGGTCCCCACCCCCGGCGCCCGCGTCTGGACCGCCCCCGCCGCGGCGGCCCACGAAGCGGCCCTCCGCACCTCGATGCGGGAGCTGGGCGGCGGCTCCGCACCGGTCTCCTCCGGCATCGGCACGACCCTCGCGACCGCGGCCGCCGTCGGCGGCGAGACCGTGGTCCTGCCCCTGGTGGCCCGTAACCGCGTCATCGGCATGCTGACCCTCGGCAAGCCCTCCGACGACCACTTCCGCCAGGAGATCCTCGAACTCGCCGAAGACCTCTCCCGCCGGGCCGCCCTCGCCCTGGACAACGCCCGCCTCTACTCCGAGCGCACCGCGATCAGCCAGGCCCTGCAACGCAGCCTGCTGCCCCCGGGCCTCCCCCAGATCCCCGGCGTCGAGGTCGAGGTCATCTACCGCGCGGCCGGCGAGGGCAACGAGGTGGGCGGCGACTTCTACGACCTGTTCCCCATCCGGGACGGCGCGTACGGCTTCGCCATCGGCGACGTCTGCGGTACGGGCCCCGAGGCCGCGGCCGTCACCGGCCTCGCCCGCCATGCCCTGCGCTTGCTCGCCCGCGAGGGCTTCGCGGGACCCGCCGTACTGGAACGGCTGAACACCGCCATCCTCGACGAGGGCGCCCGCAGCCGCTTCCTCACCCTGCTCTACGGGGAGTTGTGGCCCCAGGAGGACGGCAGCGCGGTCCTCAAGATCGTCTGTGCCGGCCACCCCCTCCCGTTGCGCCTGCGCCCCGACGGCACGGTCGAACCGGCGGCGGAACCACAGCCGTTGCTCGGTGTCATGGAGGATCTGGAGCTGTACGAACAGGTGATCACCCTCGATCCGGGGGACGTCCTGCTCTGCGTCACGGACGGCGTCACCGAACGCCGCGAGGGCACAAGGATGTTGGGCGACGACGGCCTGGCGGACGTCCTGGCCACCTGTACGGGCCTCACGGCGGGCGCGGTCGCGTCGCGCATCCTGCGCGCGGTGGAGCGTTTCGCGGCGGAACCGGCCTCGGACGACATGGCGATCCTGACCCTCCGCATCCCGGAACCGCACCTGGCCTAGGGCGTGTTCGGCCCGGCCGCAGGCACGATGACCCGCGGCCGGACGCGAGGCTACGGTCAGTGGTGGAACGCGGACCCGAAACGCGCGCCGGTGAGGGGTGCGGCGAGCGTCCCGGGACCGAAGGACACGGAACCGGTCGCGGTGAGACCGGAGGCGGTGCCGGGGAAGACCCACACGGACCCGTTGCCGCTGTTCTCCGCGGGCGCACCGACGGCGACGTACGTACCGACGACGGCGGTACGGGTGCCGAACCGGTCACCGTTCTCGGCCGCGCCGGGCACCCCGGCCGTGTCCTGGCTGAACGACTGGGCGCCGGTGCCGGTGACCCCGGCCGCGCTTCCCCGCAGGACGGTGAAGT includes:
- a CDS encoding SpoIIE family protein phosphatase, whose translation is MAEPGIDTRTRSSVITARAAATFEPVGRSVAIARAFVRDTLQGWGYSDVVDDAVVLTSELVTNAVVHAGTSADVLCLRTEDGVRVEVADRYPEREVPIQGTGHAFASTDSENGRGLLLCAALASRWGVEYTPTYKQVWFQLDLPERAIGTRSAGPVLPTSMLPVADERVRVAVVQIDATGTVAGWNEDAEQLFGHPAEKVVGKPLTDFAAWPHTPGLGTGIAEALRLSRWEGSYGMRVADGRVIAVYASHLRVRDTHGEPSTVCLLVRDYERAVIQTPPRAPSTEAGSENRAADPFEVFIGSPAPDDLDGLLQRTVERARDMLDGDSAFLLLATDDETELEVRASTGLPSARQRFARVPVEAGTGRYGSARMPAVHEDLIAVPGAVPLLGGTGMRSVVTVPLKVEGRLTGSLGVAAEAAGRYSNEEALRLQFAADRIALAVESARLGELERLRRGSLSFLVEASDLLAGTLDRDQTLALMAQMTVPTLATWCAVYTIADQSSDPYLSYVLHEDEERIDGLKALLAKIDPPEPVPTPGARVWTAPAAAAHEAALRTSMRELGGGSAPVSSGIGTTLATAAAVGGETVVLPLVARNRVIGMLTLGKPSDDHFRQEILELAEDLSRRAALALDNARLYSERTAISQALQRSLLPPGLPQIPGVEVEVIYRAAGEGNEVGGDFYDLFPIRDGAYGFAIGDVCGTGPEAAAVTGLARHALRLLAREGFAGPAVLERLNTAILDEGARSRFLTLLYGELWPQEDGSAVLKIVCAGHPLPLRLRPDGTVEPAAEPQPLLGVMEDLELYEQVITLDPGDVLLCVTDGVTERREGTRMLGDDGLADVLATCTGLTAGAVASRILRAVERFAAEPASDDMAILTLRIPEPHLA